The nucleotide sequence AGGCAGGAGGCAGCCCAGCCCCTTCCCTATAGTGGGAGCTTCAGGCTGTCAGAATTTTATTTAACAAGCACTGAAAATAAATAGCCctgactatgtgccaggcagtactGTAAACACTAAAAATAATGACTCATTTACTTCTCATAACCTCACAGAGTCCTTATTCCCAtttagcagatgagaaaactgacataCATTCAAGGATGCATACAGCTCATCAGTGGAAGAGCCTTGATTTTAAACCCAGCAAGTCTGGCTCCAAACAATGTGCTCCTAACCACCATGGCATGGTGCCTCTCCCTAGCAAGCTGGTGTAATCAGACGGcctgagattttatttaaaaagtgacacAGGGTGCAGGAGATGGTCACAGCTGACTTGCAGCACTGCTGTGGAGGTAAGCGTCTGGCAGCGGCAGCAACCATCAGGGTGGTGAAGTTCCCTGGCTGCGTCCTTGGCAGCCCCGTCCAACACTAGTGTTTGCTGCGTCCAGAGTCCCTTGGATCCTGTCCTTTTACAGAGCCTGCTGTCCAATTCCCATCGATTCTGTGTTTCCTGCTTCCTCTCCAATAAATTATTCTTCTGCTTACATAATCTACAACCAAGAACCCAGGCACAGCTAATTTACCCCTCAGCAGAGAGCCAATCACGCATAATGAAAGCCAGGGCTCCTGCAGAGGCTCTTGAGTCCCTTCCACCATTACAGCCCTTGGATTCCTGCTAGTGCACTTCCTTCCTCTGATGGTGTTTGCAGCCACGACTGCCTGGCTCACAGGGATCCCAGCCTGGCCACCCATACTCAGGTGACAGCCATGTCTGTGATGCACACCCCCTGGCCAGGACTGATTGATCAAGAGTGCACCCTGGTCTAATAACACCGGGTGTGAGGGTGTGGAAGTCCTGTTGCTGGCTGTGCCCTAGAGAAGGGTCCCCCACTGCAAGTTCCCTGGCACTTTCTCTTTCCCAGTCTTTACTATTCAAATCTTCTTTTAATGCCATGAGATACCCTGGTGAGAATCCTTCCAACGAAGTTCCCTCTTTGATTGAATTTCAACCTCTGTCTTTAGTAACATCTTACTTTGCTACAATCATTCACTGAAAACCCCTCTCTCTGACTTCCCCAAATCACTACCTCTCTCCTTACAGCCCTACAGAGGAGAGTTCTTACAATATTTCTCCCTTGTGATTTTGGTATCacatgaaaagagaaagcaaaagatgATATAGACTAAaaggtatctttttaaaagaaaaaaaaaaaagaccctttaAGAGTTAAGACATTTGTTGCATTGCTTTTTGCCAAACTCCACCGTCAGATTTTTCCGTTTTATATCTGCTCACAGCTTTAGACTCATTAAAGCCGTAAAAATTTCATCCTCTAACAACATGATTTAGAAATTTGGTTCTTCAGGTACTTAGATACTACACTGGTAAGTAATTTGAATTAGTGTACTCCACATCTTTGTTTCAAGTGGCTTGAACATCTTAAAAGAAAAGGTGTAGTTCTCCACTAAAAGCAACCGGGGCCCCTGGGAGAGATGGCTGATTTCTTCCCTGGCTGGCGAAGGATGGggacaagatgagcctggagcatatTGTTACACCAGAAAGCAAGGACGTGTCCAACAAAAATGACGGGGACATGTCACAGCGACACAGGAGCCAGCTTGAAGGGGATCTCATTGCACATGTCTGGTACAGTTTGAGCACCAAGATGATTCAGAACAGTAACGAAGTAAAAACCACTGGAGGAAGAAAGTAAGGATTCGTGAGTCTGTATGgataatgaataaacaaagaaataaacaggggCAAAGGGAATCTTGCAGCAGAATGTCAAGGCCAACTGGCAAATACGGAAAGTGTGCTAGAGTTGCAGCCATCACGTTCTAGACTGGATTGGGCAGGAGTCCTCAATAGCTGACTAAATCCAGAGGGACATTTTGATGAGGAGCAGGGTACTTGCACGGTCTTGGAAAGTGTCTCTCCACAAAATTATGATACAGTGGATAAAGCAGACAACATCTTAACCAGGCAATCAAATTTAACATCATCACTGAGGGGCAGAGGGACATGGCGTGCCTCCAGACGCCACTCCTGAGGAGGACACCGCCACCTACCCGGTGTTCCAGTCAAGAAAGCATAGTTGGAACCTCTAGCCATAAGAAAATCATCAGATAAATCCCAAATGAGAAAACCCCGTTCATAACGGGACAGGGGACTACATTCTTCAAAAATTCAATGACACAAAAGCAATAAGAGCCAGGGGAAAGCTTCcattaaagaaactaaaagaacATGAGAACCAAATGCAAGCCCTGAGCCTACACTGGCCCTTGTACTGGAGGGAGGAGAAATGCCACTAAGGACATTTGGGGTCGACTGACAAAACTGGGATAAGAGTAACAGATAGGACACAAATAATTGTATCAAGGCTAAATTTACTTATGTTTCAGAAGTGGACTGTGCCTATATAGCTGGTGAGGTTGGTTTATTCCAGCCAGGATAGACATAAGCCACAGATAAAGCCACACAGTCCCCCTTTCTGAAGCATATTatggttaaatatatattttataaaatatataaaatatatatttatagtaacaTCTATTTTATAGTGAACACAATACCCACATACCTGCGtaagataaaacataaaaactcAATGATATCTGTCCCCTAGGGTCCTTCATATTATCCCAGATCCTAAGAACACCACTTACTGCCCTCAGAAACGTCCCTAGGGAGGTCAGGAGAGTTTGGGCATCTCTCACCCAAGCCCCAGCATGCAGATGGTCCTTAGTGTCCTGCCCTCCCCATATTTCAAGTTCTTGCCCAGATGATGCCTCCTCCACAGGCTCCGCCCTTACACTCCGCCTGAACCACCTCTCCATCTACCTTAAGCTTTTAGGACTATGTTCCTCGTAACGATCGTTTGTCAACTACCCTCCTCCAACGCAGCCCTTGGAAATGAATCCCCACACTAAGCACCATGCCTCGCACTTTGGAAAAGTCTATTGAATTGAACTAAGCTAAGATGAAGGAACATGCACATGTTTACCATTTCACCCCTTTCCTTCTTCACAGAGCAAGACAATGTTGTCACTTTCTACCATGAAACCCACACTATCTGTGCCATTTCCTCAAATGGACGTCCTGCCCAGGAACAGGACAGCTAGTTCTAAAGTCAGATTGTGTTATAACCAATCTGATGAAACTTTTAGGGAGCCAGATATTCAACTCTTTGGTATGAGTAGAAAGAGggattttaaaatcagtttatgGCTCAGAAAACACTAAGGGAAACTCGAAGCAAAGCATCTCTGATAAAGCATTACCAGGACAAATTAGACAAACTACTGTGCAACCTACAACTGGTCaactaaaatggaaaacaataccTCACTGGGGCCCGAAAATATTCCACACcagtgttatgggctgaattatgtcctcccaccaaaatttatatgttgaagttccAACCTAATCCAACAGCAGTTGTCTGCATGCTAAGGAgaaaggcctcaggagaaaccaaacctgccaacactttgatcttgaacttccagcctccataactgtgaaaaaaatacatttccattgtttaagcctcccagtctgtggtactttgttatagcagctctagcaaattaatacagCCAGCAAAAGTTACATACAAATTCCCCTTCCTTCCAGACCTTACCTTCCTTCCAAGGTAAGGTCAGCATCCAAAATTAAGCCATCAGAGTTGCTGAAGACACTCAACCCAATTAACAAGCAACACTTCACCAAGCTTCATTGAACactaaaatgaacaaaagatcaCATTTTGCCCCATTTAATTGCTACCATACTGGCACTTTCTTCCTACACTGACCAGTACCCATCAGTGTTCTTATCAGAACTCCTTTTTGTCCTACTTTTATCCAAGGAACTGATAAGGAATTTCTTTCTACTAAATTCAActctctcctttattttctccatctccTTCTGATGAGAAGGCAACATTCTGACATCTTGCAATTACTGCCCTTAACCAAACAACAGCTTTTATCTTTCCCGACTGGCCACTGACCCGTGCTTTTATTAAGCACAAACAGGATGCTGCACTTCGGAAACATTCTCTATCGTTTTGTTGCAAAAGCATGCTTTATGGTGAAAGAGCTGATGGCTTTTCGGGTCATGCCATGCTTTATATAGGATCCCAAACTCCCATTTGCAAAGTGGAGTTTTCAGCTGAGGCGCCTGAGCAGTGGACGATCTAATCCACCCACTATAGAGACTCGGGTGAATTTTTCACTGAAAACTGCATGACTTCAGACAAAACAGCACGTACTCTTCCCTGATTCCTATGTCATTGCCTCTTTCTTTATcttaagaagaagaaatggaactGTGACCCCCTCCCTTACAGATTGAATGAAATCGGAGGTTTTTAAGTCCATCCTTGGATAGCTCTATGTGATTTGTAAACTATTTTTCACAGGAAAGTTGTCCCTAAGAGGATGTGCTAGCAACGGCTTGGCAAGATGAAACTGGGGGTCTTGGGAGATCAGGCAGTGCCTTCAGGGTACAGGAAGAGGGCTGGGGCAAGGGCCCCTGGAAGATGAAGAAGATACTCCAGCCACCTGAGTTAAATGCGACTTTCAGGGAGAACAATTTACCTACAAACATTCTCCACTAGTTTGAGTGCAAATGCAAGCATTTTACATCAAACAAATAGGCTTAAGTAAAGTTTAGCTTACTGAATACTTCTTCATACAAAGAGCCAGCATTCGTCAAGCTTTTGGTGTATTCTGGACACGATACTTCATACACTGACACAAAtcagaatatttgaaaatgatacaGGGTTCAGCCTGCCcttgaaaagaaaaagcacataTGCAACTAAAGCCAGGCCAGGAGCACCCACCCATTCTCTTTGTGGGGCCTGGGGCAAACAAAGAAAGGCCCacataattactttaaaatgttaatcaaGCTAGCAAATTATCATGTAATCCTCCTCCTATGACAAAGGTAGTTTTATAACAGCGTGCAAGGCCAGGTACAATTTAGAATTCCCAGAGCCCTCAGGGCGATGGGCCAGAGGAGAAAGAGCAGCCCTGGCAATGGACAGACCCCTTCCCTCTCCACCCCGGCTCCTTTCCCTCTGAGGGGACCTCTTGGGTACACATGtggtctccccccacccccactcagcCCACACTTCCAAGCTCTTCCACAACCCCAGCAAATAGCTGCCCCTTCATGCACTCCACAGAAATCAGGTGTGCCCACCCTTCTAGGGTTCAGGCTGTAGAAGGAGGCTGGCAGCCCTTTGGGCAGGGAATTCCATCTGGGTCTTGGGGCGTAGCCAGCCCCCTTGGATCTACAGACTCCTAGCCCAGTGGGGAGGGGCACAGCCTGCTGAAGGCCAGAAATGGCCTCTAAACCCAAGGGGTAAGTGCAAGGGTATTCCTTCCTCCAGGTCTGAAGGCAGTACTGGCTAAAAACGTCTATTTTATACTAACTAGATccacttttctttccttgaagCCTTCTGGGAGGGTGACACCTTATACTGAAGATGAATAAATAGATGGTATAAGAGAGGATTCCTGCCTGGGAGGGATGAGAGAAAAAAGTTGTAATACTTGTAgctattcaggaaaaaaaaaaatcaatagctaATATCACAGTCTAAAAGGAAAAGGTACTGAGGTATTCCTCAAACAGCAAATGGATCGAACAGTGTTCTAGACCGTCCTAAAGGTGGGATCCTTGCCTTATGGCATAAATTGGGCAAATcttaaactgttttctttctgtttttgaaagtgGGTGTCCTACCTAGACCTTTGCAGAGAGACCAAAGGAGCCCGATGAAAACTGCAGCAGACGGCAGGGAGGCAGAACCAAATCCCAGGAGGGGCCTGAGCCCGGCTGGGCGGGGGAGGTTTGGGGCCGCTGCAAGCAGACAGGCCTGGCCAAAGGGACCCACGGCAGGCAGGCGTTAAGGGGTCACAGAGTCAGGAGAGTTGCTGCTGGCATGGGCGTCACCCCCACGACTGACCTGGTATCGCTTTGCCTTTTCTCAATCAGGGCACATTTGTCAATTTTCTGGGCCTCTCTTTTTAATTCTGTAGAATGGGGACATCACCTGCCCACATCACCAGGTGGAGACGCCCATAAGAACCCAGTACGGTCCGGCACACGGTTGGCGCTCAATGCACTTCATCTAGAACTGAAAGCTCACGGCTCAGAGCAAGAGCTGAACCCAAGATGTGAGTCGGGCGGCTCCCCACCAGCGGCCGCGAGCTGGGGGCTGAGGCGCGGACGAGGCCCCAGGGAGAGGGGCACGGTGGAGCACATGAGGTACGGCGCACAAGAGGTCAAGTGTTACACGTTCCAGCcttttttagggttaggggaagggGGTGCTTGAGATGCAAAAAACAGGCTGCTAAGGCCCCAATTTGGGGTCGTCCGCGAGCCCGGGGGTAGAGGCGGAGGACTGGGCCGCGGGAGTCGGGAGGCGCAGCCACTcacccagcagcagcagcttgaGCTCGCGGCGCGCGTCCTTCTTGTCCCGACGGAGCTGCCGCTCGATCTCGGCGCTGATGCGCTGCGACTCCTTCTCCTCCGCCGACAGACAGCAGCAGCCGGCCATGGCGCGCCCGGCACCCGACGGGGCGAGGCGGCCCGAGCGCCCAGAGCCTCCGCCCGGCCCGGACGCGTCGGGCACTGGGGTTTGGAAAGCAAAGACGGGGACGGATCTGAGGTTCAGAGTAAGAGGCCCGCACCTCCGGGGTTCACTCCCCCTCGAGGGTCGGCTCTGAGGCTTGGGCGAATCCTGAGCGCTGAGGTCACTCCAGTGCACCCCGGATCCGGGCTCGCCCAGCCCCACACTCGCTCCGGGGAGGAGGCGGGAGAGCCGCGAGGTGGGGCGCGTTGCTGGCCCCGGAAAGTTGCGCGCGACTGTGTCTTGGCACAGGAGCCGACGGCCAGGCAGGCGGGCGCAGGCAGCGTGTAGAAAGTCGGGGCGTCGGCGCCCGGGGGAAGAGTGGAATCTCCCGGGCCCGGGCTGTCCCAGGCGGGCTGCAGGCGCGGCGCGGGTTGGTGGCAAAGGACCTGGCCAGCCCTTGCCCGGAGAGTTCCGGACACCTCAGCAGTGACCGCAGACTAGACCGAGTGCAAGGGTTTCTGCTGGCGCTTGGGGCTCTCAGTGGCAGGAGGAGGCGGAGCGTCTCGAACCTGCAGCCCTGGCGTCTGCCCGAGTTGGGCGCCCCAAGCCGACGGCGCTTAGGAGCAAAGGAGAGCGAACAGGTAAGTGGGGGCCCGAGCTGGGGGCCCTCGAGTCTCCGAGAACAGCCCCCACAGCTGCCTCGAGGCCGTGGCGTCCCGGCGCCGGGAGGGCCGCCTGCCGAGATGGCTGCAACCCGCGCCCTCCGGCCGCCAAGTCCTTCTCCCGCCAGATCCGGGTTGCGACAGGTGAGTGAGTTTCGCCCACTCAgcccggcgggggcggcgggggcgggcggAGAGGAGAGAGGCTGAGCCAGCGTCTGCCGCGGGACACAGAGCGCAGGGGCGAGGCCGAGGTCTCCCCTCCGATCTGAAGTTGAGACTTGCACACCGGCCCCCGCGCGACACGCACCCCGGTTTCCTAGACGGGCTCCTTCCGCTTCCCGgacgcccagcccagcccgggcTTGGCCAAAGCCCCGGGTCGGCCCGGGAGAGGAGCCGCCCCTGGGTTCAGTTATAAAAAGCGGAGGGTAAACAGCACTTCCTTCCCAGCCCTTCCTACGCCTccggggcaggggaggtggggaagcgGGGAATGGAGAGTGGCTGGGTGCTTTGCATCTCGTGGTGGCAGAGACTTCTGCTTTGTGGAAAGGGGTGACAGGTTCCCGGTCGCACCTGTCAagttccctgccccagccctggagcctGACAGCCGCCTTGCGATTGCGTCTGCGCTGGCACGTTGGCCTGGCTCTTGGGACGTCGGGATCATGTTTGAGCAGcattaataaaaacttaaaaattaaaaagcgcCTCTTTGTACTCAAATAGCACCATAGAATGCAGATTACATCGGACTTTTGTCTGTGTAAATTTTGATGCAGAAAAGAGAAGGTGGTGAGAGAGGACCCTGTCGGCCACAGCAATAAatgctctttcccttctcttcaaaTCAGCTTGTGCCATGTAAACACTTTATGGTGTGAGGCCATTAGCTAATGCTTCCTCTAGTAAGAGCAGCCTTAAGTGCCTTTCATATGAGTAGCGTATATTTTATCAATTCAAACTGATGAGCATATTGAGTGGAGTGGTATGTGTCATTACATAAAGAACTTGGCACTGTGGTGCTATCTGGCTGCAAGGTCTTATTTATCTTACAGTTTAAGAAATGTAGACAAATCGGGCGTTACAAATGAATGCGCATGCATTCTTAAATGCATGACTATTTTAGTCTCTTTGCAGGCATAAATTAACAGTAACAGTGACCTCTACAGGAAAACCCCTGGACATTTCTAATTTGATCCTTGGCCATTTAATCATTTGTTGTCCCTGGTAGCTCTTACAGATGAATTTGCAATTTGAGAATAAGACCCCTTGGCTTCTCAAAATAATGAAGGGGTGCaacataattatttgtatttttaaatgattaaaactAAGGCAAATTTGAACCCTAAGTTAACTGGAATAACTGACCTGCTAGGTCTAAAGCTGCTAAAATTTCAAGAGTTATGGAACATATTGATTATGGCAAATCTGCACAACTTTCTTGGGGTGGTCAACTTGGCAACATGTATCTGAAGCCTTAGCTATGTCCATCCCCTTTAACCAAACCGATAATTCCTCCCTGAAGAATCACAAAGAAGCCTCATGATTTATGTGCAAAGGTTTCGTGCCTAATgacaacaaaaattcaaaataacctACATGTCCAAAAATAGGGAATAGGTCAAATAAACTATGGTTTATCCATGCAATGAAATTATGTAGCCATTAAATATGTGAATATGTGAGTAACAAATAtgtgaacaacaacaaaagatttGGGGGAAATCCTCAAAATATATTGAGTGAAAAAGGcaagatacaaaaatataaacattatgcTACAAATTTGACTATGATAATACACATGCATTTTTAAGAGACTAAAGGAACATGCATCAAAAAAGTCAAGTGGCTCTGAGTCATAACTGTTCAGTTGATTTTAATTGTCTGCTAGAAAATTATTTGGGGCAACTTGCATAAAGTTATTTAGGCTTCACTTTCCTTAACCATAAAATGAGAGGGATAAACAAGAATAAGCTCAAAGGGATCACCCAACTCCAATAtgcaattatttctttgatgatttcaCACctataagaaatttatttaaaaataatcacaaatttaaAGTTGTTATTAAGCATTGGCAGCTAGTGAGAAATATAAAACTGGGACATTACAAGCCgcttatttttatacttctatattttatttatctctattttcctTATCTTTAGAATCTGGAGGGTAGGATGagaataattttaagttatgAATTCGTTTGAAACATCTTTCCAGGAAGAGGTAGTTTTAAAAGAGTTCTtagtaaaaaagaatatttgtttttctaaattatttcaaaaatgccGCAATTCCATTTTATTCCTCTTGCAGATTAGAGCACAAACGAGATATGAGTTTCAGATACCTGCCAAGTGCTGGGCTCTAAGGGTGAGCTAATTGTCTGGTATTCCTCTGAGTGTTTATTGGGTCCGTGCCAGCCCCTGTACCAGACACTGAGGATTCAGATAATAAGACAATTCCAGACTTTAGATAGACTTATAGTCTAGCAGAAAAAAGTAAGACTGAGACCCGGAAGTCTGAACCAACCTCTTTCTGCTTCCTCCCAGAGAACAGTGGGAATGCAGAGTCACCTGGACCAGGAGGCTTCCAGAAGTCTACAGATGTGCACAGGGAACCCTTTGCAAACCTCCCTCCTGTTCAGCCTCATCTCCCATCACTTTCCCAGAACTCCAGACAAAATGTAACTTCGAGTTCTCTCCATGTCATGGCTCGGTGCACACTGTTCTCTCTTCCAGGAATGCCATCTCTCACCCCAAAGTTAGGTCATTTCTTTTCCAAACACATCTCTTCTGAGAAACCATCTTGTCAGTTAGACCCATCTTTTGCTGCTGCCTGGACACCTCCCGTGGTCCTCTCTTCAACATCTCACCCTATTACACCTGTCTCTGCTCCTAATCCATGAGTTACTCGCAGGGAGAGAGAGTTGTTCTTGTTCATCCTGATATTCCTTAATTAGCAAATtttagttgaatgaataaaaattgacTCCAAGAAGAATTAGTCTGAGATGAAGAAAAGAAGGTTCCCATGGTGGAAGACAATGACAAATCAATAGCCAAGTCCACAACAAACAAATGTATGATTTAGGAAGAACTTGTGTATGTGACCTGCCCCCAGTTTGCCACTTGCCCTCTTAGAATAACTGCCCTGTTTCTAGTTCAGAACCTCAAGACAATGTGCAAGTAGATGGCTAGAAAGAGGTTGTTCTCTTTTACAAATGTATCATCTTAGAATTTTAACAAGTAACATAGAGTAAAAATATGACCTTGAGGAAGTTCCCAAAGCACAAATACTAATGCTCTCTGCTGCTGTATGTCAGCGTTTTTCAGACTGCAGTTGTGACTCATTCCTGGGTTGTgaccagtttttatttttttgtttaagcaaaaagaataaaatataaagcgAGAATGTCAAGGTATGCTTCCTATATTATTGCTTCgtaaaacttttgttttagtTGCATATGTATCAACTCTTCAGCAAATCCCTCATTAATGGGGCTTTGCTTGTCCATATCACAGATGGGTTGTTGTAAATGGTTCcaaattttctaattcatttttctgaatGTCACCAATTTTTGATTCAGTTTTCTGTGTCCAATGTATTCTCTAAAATGTTTTGAGTCCTTCCTCCACCTGACTTCTACCTACCCCACAATCTTCTCTAGTTTGGTAGGTACGTGTTGATGGAGCAATGGTGGGAAATAGATGAATGGGTAATAATTGAAGCTGGTGGTTGGTTGTACTCGATATCTATTTTTCTAAGGCAATCTACATGTCAACATGTTGCTTCAAAATACTCTTCCTGAAGACCACAAACTGTGTGTTATGTAACTTCTGAAAAGATTAGAGTGACAGACAATGAAGTCTGCTTCAAACACAACTGACAGTGAGTAGGCAGGAATCactattgtttgtttttgaatcTGACTTTTCATGGGAGTTGAGGATCtcaagaatttaagaaataaaaatctttaaaataggaaatttggAGATTATTATTgtacttgttttcttttcctttttgcttgATTTTCCCCTCTCCACTTAATCACTTTCATCCTGAATGACCCAATGGTCACAACctagtatatatttttctctacttttttatgCTCTGATAATTATATAGAAGCATAAATATACTCACAGACATACATCAACATACATAGAGGGAGTCTGTCATCATTAGTTTTAAACAAGACTATATTACACgaactttatattttgtttttctcatccaAGAATACTTTTTGAGAATATTTCTGTGTAAACTGGCTTACCTCTGATTTTTTTGTAATGgccacataatattttataatgtgaaaGGACCATATTTTATTCAACTTTTCCCCTTTGTAGGGCAttcattttgtttccagttttgtgtCCCTAAAAACAAAGCTGTAACAACATCTCTGTATATAAATCTTCATACACTAGGGCTTTTATTTCTGTGGGATAGATTCCCAGGAAAGATACGGCTGGGTTGAAGGatacatacatttttcattttaatagatgtgGCCAGATTCCTTTCCAAAAAGACTAAAACAATCCCTATTTCTGCCAAAAATATGAGTACCCATCCCCACCAGCAATAAATATTATTGCTCATTAATTTTTGGCAGCctgaagagaataaaataatattaaagtgTTGCTTTACTTTGCATTTCCGACTGAGTATCAATTTGTTCATCTCTTTGTATGCTTGTTAGCATTTGTATTTGCTACCCTGTGAATTGTCTATTCACATCCgttattcatctttaaaatggcatcatttgtttttttccttgacaaTCTATGATAGCTCTTCAATATTTCATATCAACTCTTTGTCATCTAAATTACaaactttgaaatatattgtttgtcctttatcatttttaatgaagTCTTTTGCCAGacaaaagattttgtttttacacAGCCAAAAACACTTCTATTTTCTTGCATAGCTTCGGGAGTTTCAGTCTTCGTAAAATGGTCTCCCCATTTCTAGATTGTACATGCATGTAGTAGTATAGATTTTCTTGCAAtcacttttattacattttttaacatttaagtatttaatccatctgTTCATTTCTATAGAATGTGTAAGATagaagacaaattttattttcctccaggTGGGTAGCCAGATGTGCCAGCGTCATTTATTAAACATTCCATCCTCCTTTTTCCAATGAATTAAACTTCAAAACTCGGGATATATTATATTCTCACATTGACTGAGATCCATTTTCTTGAGTCTATACTGTCCCACTTTATCTATTTCTCTATCAataccaccttttttttttttttttttttttttttgagacagagtctcactctgttgcccgggctagagtgagtgccatggcgttagcctagctcacagcaacctcaaactcctgggcttaagcaatcctcctgcctcagcctcccgagtagctgggactacaggcatgcaccaccatgcctggctaattttttccatatatttttagttggccagataatttctctctatttttagtagagacagggtctcgctcttgctcaagctggtcttgaactcctgacctcgagcgatccatctgcctcagcctcccagagtgctaggattacaggcatgagccaccacgcctagcctaTCAATATCATCTTAAAACAGGGATTTTATGGAGTGTTTTGATATCCG is from Lemur catta isolate mLemCat1 chromosome 10, mLemCat1.pri, whole genome shotgun sequence and encodes:
- the LOC123645701 gene encoding uncharacterized protein LOC123645701 yields the protein MARPAPDGARRPERPEPPPGPDASGTGVWKAKTGTDLSAPRIRARPAPHSLRGGGGRAARWGALLAPESCARLCLGTGADGQAGGRRQRVESRGVGARGKSGISRARAVPGGLQARRGLVAKDLASPCPESSGHLSSDRRLDRVQGFLLALGALSGRRRRSVSNLQPWRLPELGAPSRRRLGAKESEQVSGGPSWGPSSLREQPPQLPRGRGVPAPGGPPAEMAATRALRPPSPSPARSGLRQIRAQTRYEFQIPAKCWALRRTVGMQSHLDQEASRSLQMCTGNPLQTSLLFSLISHHFPRTPDKM